From Methanococcus maripaludis, the proteins below share one genomic window:
- the guaA gene encoding glutamine-hydrolyzing GMP synthase encodes MFKTEPFIEESIEEIRKQINNRKTIIALSGGVDSAVAAVLTDKAIGDKLLAVYVDTGLMRKNESEEIWKIFKEQMGLNLKIVEAKDIFLKELEGITDPEEKRKIIGRLFIEVFEKVAEEQGEEVLVQGTIAPDWIESEGQIKTHHNIALPGGMVLDVVEPLRELYKDEVRLLAVSLGLPDQIAHRQPFPGPGLAVRILGEITDEKLAICKEANFIVSEEIEKTELKNELWQYFAAVLDTKATGVKGDIRDYNWVVALRFVSSLDAMTAHTPEIPFDLIKRISKRITSEIPNVTRVVLDVTDKPPATIEFE; translated from the coding sequence ATGTTCAAGACCGAACCGTTTATAGAAGAATCCATTGAAGAAATAAGAAAGCAGATTAATAATAGAAAAACAATCATTGCGCTGAGCGGTGGAGTTGACAGTGCAGTTGCTGCAGTTCTTACGGATAAAGCAATTGGAGATAAATTACTTGCAGTTTATGTTGATACCGGATTAATGAGAAAAAACGAGTCCGAAGAAATCTGGAAAATTTTTAAAGAACAGATGGGGCTCAATTTAAAAATTGTTGAAGCAAAAGACATATTTTTAAAAGAACTCGAAGGCATTACTGATCCGGAAGAAAAAAGAAAGATAATTGGAAGGCTCTTTATCGAAGTATTTGAAAAAGTTGCAGAAGAACAGGGTGAAGAAGTACTCGTTCAGGGAACAATTGCTCCAGACTGGATTGAAAGTGAAGGACAGATTAAAACACACCACAACATTGCATTACCTGGTGGAATGGTTTTAGATGTTGTTGAACCATTAAGAGAACTCTACAAAGATGAAGTTAGACTTTTAGCAGTTTCACTTGGTTTACCTGACCAGATTGCACACAGGCAGCCTTTCCCAGGACCTGGACTTGCAGTTAGAATTTTAGGCGAAATTACAGATGAAAAATTAGCAATCTGCAAAGAAGCAAACTTCATTGTTTCAGAAGAAATTGAAAAAACTGAACTTAAAAACGAACTCTGGCAGTACTTTGCAGCAGTGCTTGACACAAAAGCAACTGGTGTTAAAGGCGACATTAGAGATTACAACTGGGTTGTTGCACTTAGATTTGTAAGCTCACTTGATGCAATGACTGCACACACTCCTGAAATTCCATTTGATCTTATAAAAAGAATCAGCAAAAGAATAACTTCAGAAATTCCAAACGTTACAAGAGTAGTTCTTGACGTAACCGATAAACCGCCAGCAACAATTGAATTCGAATAA